The genomic segment CGATGATCCCGATCACGAAATTGCCGCCCATCACGAAGCCGCCGAACGCCTCGATGACGTGACCGGCGGCCGCGGTGCCTTCATGGCCGTGCGACAGGATCAGCCGGGTCGACGCCATGTTCAGCGACAGCCGCAACATCGTCGAGATCAGGAGCACGGTTGGGAACGACGAGAATTCCAGCGGCGCCTGGATGAACAGCGACGTCATCAGGATCAGGATCGACAGCGTGATCGAGATCGCCAGGAACAGGTCGAGAATGATCGCCGGCAGCGGCAGGATCAGCACGACCAGGATGGTCAGCACGCCGATCGCGAGCGCGAGGTCGCCGCGCCGCAGTATGGCGATCATTTCGTTGAGGCTGGGAATGCCGGACCCAGTGCTCTGGCCGACCGTGGTGTCCGTCATTTCAGCCGCCGTCCCCTGTGCGCGTCGCTTGCGCCGGCCAGACGTCTTCGCCGCGACCGGAGGGGCGCTGGGTCCAACGTGAGGCAGCGCACTGGCGTCCACGGGCATTCCCCGTTTCTCGCGGCCGACGACACTTCTTCACTGGGCAAAATTTGCCCGGTTCATGGTTAGCAAAGTGTTAACGCCGCCCCGGGTGCGACCGCATGGCAGGGCGGTGGCCGGCGCCCTTGACCCGCAGCGTTGCGCCAGAAACTCTGCACATATGGAAACGCCCGTGGAAAAGACCGGCAAAACGCCGGCGTTCACGCTCGACTCGCATCAGGCGTGGGTCCGGCTGGGATTGGCGCTGGTGATCGGTTCGATCGGCAGCGTCGGAATGTGGTCGGTGGTGGTCGTGCTGCCGCTGGTGCAGGCGGAGTTCGCCGCCAGCCGGGGTGCTGCGTCGCTGGCCTTCACCATGGCGATGCTCGGCTTCGGCCTCGGCGGCGTCGCCACCGGCAAGCTCACCGACCGGTTCGGCATCGTGGTGGCGATCGGCAGCGGCATCGGCCTGCTCGGGCTCGGCTATGTCGGCGCCGGGCTGTCGGCTGCGCTCTGGCAGTTCGCCGCCTTCCATCTCCTGATCGGCGCCGGTGCCTCGGCGACCTTCGGCCCGCTAATGGCCGAGGCTTCGCACTGGTTCGAGCGCTACCGCGGGCTTGCAGTGACGATTGCCGCCAGCGGCAATTATCTCGCCGGCACGATCTGGCCGCCGCTGGTCAACTGGGGCAGTGCCAGCATCGGCTGGCGCGCCACCCATCTGGCGATCGGCGCGTTCTGCGTCGTCGCGATGACCCTGATGGTGCTGATCCTGCGCGCCAGGATGCGCGGCCATGCCGCTGCCAG from the Rhodopseudomonas palustris genome contains:
- a CDS encoding MFS transporter yields the protein METPVEKTGKTPAFTLDSHQAWVRLGLALVIGSIGSVGMWSVVVVLPLVQAEFAASRGAASLAFTMAMLGFGLGGVATGKLTDRFGIVVAIGSGIGLLGLGYVGAGLSAALWQFAAFHLLIGAGASATFGPLMAEASHWFERYRGLAVTIAASGNYLAGTIWPPLVNWGSASIGWRATHLAIGAFCVVAMTLMVLILRARMRGHAAASHAAAPPPKIDLQLPTNTLTVLLSVASIACCVAMAMPQVHIVAYCGDLGYGAARGAEMLSLMLAFGIISRIGSGFLADRIGGIPTLLLGSVAQGAALMFYLFFDSLGSLYVISAMFGLFQGGIVPAYAIIVREAMPAREAATRVGIVIMASVLGMSFGGWISGVIFDATGSYAAAFVNGMAWNAVNVAIILMLLLRARRRGPQVAMA